From the Salvelinus fontinalis isolate EN_2023a chromosome 35, ASM2944872v1, whole genome shotgun sequence genome, one window contains:
- the cdhr5a gene encoding cadherin-related family member 5, protein MELYKYKGQQQTANILLGCLVLFLLSILCPAEKLCTVSPDPVSIKENSTVDVLVARINCSDDVQLTVTENPAEAFYLRGTDLIAKRGLDFESLPSVDDALWVRVRCNRTGSRSVNVSVEVFIENVNDNPPNFAQSHYVLQVNELTPVNTSVGQIEATDIDSEPLYYRLEPATNRYLRLENANTPNILVQNIIDYDSVQKISLVLHVQDTYNVSESGEPSFTAVVTITVNVKDVDNRPPWFQPCVRTNLGIAKLCVSSGYRAKVNLTEKEDGALSLEPGPLYAKDGDRNRSELISYRILRGNEGSIFQIDEETGNISMAKAADIAGPITLTVLASQVTNRDQFAVTQVTIEVLRKSRNPPRFEKERYEGYIYSNSVPETMILRDRTSNRPFRVRARDEDFATGVNPDMRYEVQYSSYVNVTTEGFVLLKRIVKTESFALQIRAMDLSTGEFGTAALSVLVIPAVAVPLPSGAGYRAGDMALLGLVMAAILVLCFIVIGFLISRLKKGGANLDKITECLAPCLKMARPQGRPKDTLQYTNDGYQGTEGDALRGGPRRPEPVDKRGRGATVPGDRGRAIPLERRRSDRHCGFCGLYANHNHHAKPSPASSPARGAGRGEGGDKDGMRSILAKGGRKEGGKSVWFKENEDASGIEVEIIPDTLGQEEETEEEVLDMEEMEGGDRSMSSQTEIDGGHGDQESHGESDSATKEEKEKEG, encoded by the exons ATGGAACTATATAAATATAAAGGACAACAGCAAACTGCAAATATCCTCCTGGGTTGTCTGGTTTTGTTCTTACTTTCTATACTTTGTCCAGCTGAGAAAC tctgtacagTATCTCCTGACCCTGTGTCTATAAAAGAGAACAGCACTGTGGACGTCCTCGTAGCCAGGATCAACTGTAGTGATGATGTCCAGCTGACCGTCACGGAGAACCCTGCGGAGGCTTTCTACCTGCGGGGGACGGACCTCATCGCCAAGAGAGGACTGGACTTTGAG tccctgcccagTGTGGATGATGCTCTGTGGGTCCGGGTACGCTGCAACAGAACTGGCTCCAGATCA GTGAACGTGTCCGTTGAAGTTTTCATTGAAAATGTGAACGATAATCCTCCAAACTTCGCTCAGAGTCATTACGTTCTCCAGGTGAACGAG CTGACTCCGGTGAACACCAGTGTTGGTCAGATAGAGGCCACCGACATTGATTCTGAGCCACTTTACTATCGTTTAGAGCCAGCCACG AACAGGTATCTACGACTGGAGAATGCCAACACCCCCAACATACTGGTGCAAAACATCATAGACTACGACTCCGTCCAAAAGATCTCCCTTGTCTTACATGTACAG GACACGTACAACGTTTCTGAGTCTGGCGAGCCTTCGTTCACTGCCGTGGTGACCATCACGGTTAACGTGAAGGACGTTGACAACCGTCCACCGTGGTTCCAGCCCTGTGTCAGAACCAACCTGGGGATAGCCAAACTGTGTGTCAGCTCCGGCTACAGGGCAAAGGTCAACCTCACAGAGAAAGAG GATGGTGCTTTATCTCTGGAGCCTGGTCCGTTATACGCCAAGGATGGAGACAGAAACAGGAGTGAGCTGATCAGCTACAGGATACTTAGAG GGAATGAAGGCAGCATCTTCCAGATAGACGAGGAGACGGGGAACATCTCCATGGCCAAAGCGGCAGACATAGCAGGTCCAATAACCCTCACTGTCCTG GCCTCCCAGGTCACCAACAGGGACCAGTTTGCGGTGACTCAGGTCACCATCGAGGTGCTGAGGAAGAGCAGGAACCCTCCTCGGTTCGAGAAGGAGCGTTATGAAGGATACATCTACAGTAACTCAGTCCCAGAGACCATGATCCTACGAGACAGAACCTCCAACAGACCCTTCAGAGTCAGGGCCAGAGACGAGGACTTTGCCACC gGTGTAAACCCAGACATGAGATATGAGGTGCAGTACAGCAGTTATGTCAACGTGACAACCGAAGGGTTTGTTCTTCTCAAGAGGATAGTGAAGACAGAGTCCTTCGCTCTGCAG atACGTGCTATGGACCTGTCTACAGGGGAGTTTGGTACAGCGGCCCTCTCTGTCCTGGTTATACCAG CTGTGGCGGTCCCTTTGCCCTCGGGGGCAGGGTACCGGGCGGGGGACATGGCTCTGCTAGGATTGGTCATGGCAGCCATCTTGGTTCTCTGCTTCATCGTGATTGGCTTCCTGATCTCCCGCCTGAAGAAAGGAGGCGCCAACCTGGATAAGATAACTGAG TGTTTGGCTCCATGTCTGAAGATGGCGAGGCCCCAAGGGAGACCCAAGGACACCCTGCAGTACACCAACGATGGCTACCAGGGTACCGAGGGTGATGCCCTGCGCGGCGGACCCAGACGCCCAGAGCCGGTAGACAAGAGGGGCCGAGGTGCTACAGTCCCTGGGGACAGAGGCAGGGCCATCCCCCTGGAGCGACGCCGGAGCGACCGCCACTGTGGCTTCTGCGGCCTGTACGCCAACCACAACCACCATGCCAAGCCCAGCCCGGCCAGCAGCCCTGCTAGGGGAgctgggagaggagaaggaggagacaaGGACGGGATGAGGTCCATCCTCGCCAaggggggaaggaaggaaggagggaagtcAGTGTGGTTTAAGGAGAACGAGGATGCGTCTGGGATCGAGGTGGAGATCATCCCGGATACTCTGGGTCAGGAGGAGGAGACTGAGGAGGAGGTGTTGGatatggaggagatggaggggggagacaggagcATGTCTAGTCAGACAGAGATCGATGGTGGGCATGGCGACCAGGAGAGCCATGGAGAGTCTGATTCAGCTACTAAAGAGGAAAAAGAGAAGGAGGGTTGA